In one Streptomyces marincola genomic region, the following are encoded:
- a CDS encoding FAD-dependent monooxygenase has product MDNRVIVVGAGPTGLMLAGELRLAGVEVVVLERLAEPTGQSRGLGFTARTMEVFDQRGLLPRFGEFHTSAAGHFGGLPLDFGVLDGIHFQANGIPQWRTEAVLSAWAEELGAEIRRGHELTAIPDHGDHVEARFTGPGGAGSLRAAHLVGCDGGHSTVRALTGIGFPGSAATMEMFLADLKGAGLPPRPIGQRVPGGMAMNAPIGDGIDRIIVCERGTEPSERTGPPPFAEVAAAWQRLTGEDISGATPLWTSSFTDSARQAEEYRRGRVFLAGDAAHVHLPAGGQGLNVGIQDAVNLGWKLGAALRAGTPVDLLDTYHEERHPVGARVLMNTQAQGLVYLGGTEVDPLRTVLGELMAFDEVNRHLVGMVSGMEIRYGDAGESAHPLLGRRVPPVELVTGGRATDPVSLLRDAKGVLLDLSGDDKLARLAAGWSDRVAFVPVAPAPAGDGAGALAGADAVLVRPDGYVAWVAPGTVDAAAALEQWFGQPVR; this is encoded by the coding sequence ACGGCTGGCCGAGCCCACGGGGCAGTCCCGCGGCCTCGGTTTCACGGCCCGCACGATGGAGGTGTTCGACCAGCGGGGGCTGCTGCCGCGGTTCGGTGAGTTCCACACCTCGGCGGCCGGGCACTTCGGCGGCCTGCCGCTGGACTTCGGCGTGCTGGACGGCATCCACTTCCAGGCCAACGGCATTCCGCAGTGGCGCACCGAGGCGGTCCTCTCGGCGTGGGCCGAGGAGCTGGGCGCGGAGATCAGGCGCGGGCACGAGCTGACCGCGATCCCCGACCACGGCGACCACGTCGAGGCCCGGTTCACCGGGCCGGGCGGCGCGGGGTCGCTGCGCGCTGCCCACCTCGTCGGCTGCGACGGGGGCCACAGCACGGTCCGCGCGCTGACCGGCATCGGGTTCCCCGGTTCCGCCGCGACGATGGAGATGTTCCTGGCCGACCTGAAGGGCGCGGGGCTGCCGCCGCGCCCCATCGGGCAGCGGGTGCCCGGCGGCATGGCGATGAACGCGCCGATCGGCGACGGCATCGACCGCATCATCGTGTGCGAACGCGGCACCGAGCCGTCGGAACGCACCGGGCCGCCGCCGTTCGCCGAGGTGGCCGCGGCCTGGCAGCGCCTGACGGGCGAGGACATCTCGGGGGCCACGCCGCTGTGGACGAGTTCGTTCACCGACTCGGCGCGGCAGGCCGAGGAGTACCGGCGCGGGCGCGTGTTCCTGGCGGGCGACGCGGCGCACGTGCACCTGCCCGCCGGCGGCCAGGGCCTGAACGTCGGCATCCAGGACGCCGTCAACCTCGGCTGGAAGCTGGGCGCCGCGCTGCGCGCGGGAACGCCCGTCGACCTGCTGGACACCTACCACGAGGAGCGGCACCCGGTCGGCGCCCGCGTGCTGATGAACACGCAGGCGCAGGGCCTGGTCTACCTCGGCGGCACCGAGGTGGACCCGCTGCGCACGGTGCTGGGCGAGCTGATGGCGTTCGACGAGGTCAACCGGCACCTGGTCGGCATGGTCAGCGGCATGGAGATCAGGTACGGCGACGCCGGGGAGTCCGCCCACCCGCTGCTGGGCCGCCGCGTCCCGCCGGTCGAGCTGGTCACCGGCGGCCGGGCCACCGACCCCGTTTCGCTGCTGCGCGACGCGAAGGGCGTGCTGCTCGACCTGTCGGGCGACGACAAGCTGGCGCGGCTGGCCGCCGGCTGGTCCGACCGCGTCGCGTTCGTTCCGGTCGCCCCGGCGCCGGCGGGGGACGGCGCGGGGGCGCTGGCCGGGGCGGACGCGGTGCTCGTGCGCCCGGACGGCTACGTGGCCTGGGTGGCGCCCGGGACCGTCGACGCC